A stretch of the Elusimicrobiota bacterium genome encodes the following:
- a CDS encoding DUF6527 family protein has translation MTDVIHDSGGNHLFHCPGCECAHGPDGGWTFNGDMARPTFSPSILVRTETSRCHSFVKDGQIEFLPDCTHALAGKTVPLPTWDGFDPEGGSR, from the coding sequence GTGACGGACGTCATCCATGACTCAGGAGGGAATCATCTGTTCCACTGCCCCGGCTGCGAGTGCGCGCACGGGCCGGACGGCGGGTGGACTTTCAACGGCGACATGGCCCGACCGACGTTCTCGCCCTCAATCCTCGTGCGGACCGAGACGAGCCGTTGTCACTCGTTCGTGAAGGACGGGCAGATCGAGTTCCTGCCCGACTGCACCCACGCACTGGCCGGGAAGACGGTTCCGCTGCCGACGTGGGACGGATTTGATCCCGAAGGAGGTAGCCGATGA
- a CDS encoding M15 family metallopeptidase, translated as MSTSLPAVPEPPKDRSLESLHPAMRDVVFHLLATLSAAGVPYTPDETLRTEARQAWLYASGRTRPGPKITQKDGAPGVWPRDHPVVKERGKTRRSRHQSGLAVDLYPLDPAGHLFIPPAKHPCWERLATVARSLGLRAGRDWGDSPHIEYRGPLPPKRAA; from the coding sequence GTGAGTACCTCCCTCCCCGCCGTGCCCGAGCCCCCGAAGGACCGCAGCCTTGAGAGCCTCCATCCGGCCATGCGTGACGTGGTCTTCCACCTCCTCGCAACGCTTAGCGCCGCTGGCGTGCCGTACACCCCGGACGAGACCCTCCGCACGGAAGCCCGGCAGGCGTGGCTCTATGCGAGCGGGCGCACCCGGCCGGGGCCGAAGATCACGCAGAAGGACGGAGCTCCCGGCGTCTGGCCGAGGGATCACCCCGTCGTCAAGGAACGCGGGAAGACGCGGCGCTCGCGGCACCAGAGCGGGCTCGCCGTCGATCTCTATCCGCTCGACCCGGCAGGGCACCTATTCATCCCGCCTGCGAAGCATCCGTGCTGGGAGCGCCTCGCCACGGTCGCGCGCTCGCTCGGGCTGCGGGCGGGGCGAGACTGGGGCGACAGCCCCCATATCGAGTATCGCGGTCCGTTGCCGCCGAAGAGGGCCGCCTGA
- a CDS encoding phage protein Gp36 family protein, whose amino-acid sequence MALYTTRARLLAAISQDSQAKLSTDPSRRWVVGTGDGTTTTFTTPFLEVTTFKVYVDGTLLTASIPTLSRGTGTDSRDRIVFATAPTAGQVVSVSADASAINADVLDAAIVSVSGFMEGYLYAILPVTDTALLASLDDKAIIFVKVRLRGRRNLDVVDPIEMEWKAAVRWLELVAEGKIPISQGTPETTLDGSAGEFVYGSFAQVFSDPDEGTSL is encoded by the coding sequence ATGGCTCTCTACACGACACGGGCCAGGCTCCTCGCCGCGATCTCGCAGGACAGCCAGGCGAAGCTCTCCACCGACCCCTCGAGGCGGTGGGTGGTCGGCACCGGCGACGGCACCACGACGACTTTCACGACGCCCTTCCTCGAGGTGACGACGTTCAAGGTCTACGTCGACGGCACGCTTCTCACCGCGTCCATCCCGACGCTCTCGAGGGGCACGGGGACGGATTCACGCGACCGCATCGTTTTCGCCACGGCCCCGACCGCTGGGCAGGTTGTTTCCGTGTCGGCCGACGCCTCGGCGATCAACGCCGACGTGCTCGACGCTGCCATCGTCAGCGTCTCCGGCTTCATGGAGGGGTACCTCTACGCGATCCTCCCCGTGACCGACACAGCCCTCCTCGCGAGCCTGGACGACAAGGCCATCATCTTCGTCAAGGTGCGCCTCAGGGGCCGCCGGAACCTCGATGTGGTCGACCCCATCGAGATGGAGTGGAAGGCCGCCGTGCGGTGGCTCGAGCTCGTCGCCGAGGGGAAGATCCCGATCTCCCAGGGGACGCCCGAGACGACTCTCGACGGCTCCGCGGGCGAGTTCGTCTACGGCTCCTTCGCCCAGGTCTTCTCCGACCCCGACGAGGGGACCTCACTGTGA
- a CDS encoding phage tail tube protein — protein sequence MSDPAIGNNSVVVVDFEQSWGVAKAVPKGRKISVVKCGILPTQALIANPSLRASFNPAKPFLAQPKSQGPITLIPNVQVLPFIQKLVTGTLVKTGTVDPFTGTSKLGTTMPLSAIVEGSFDIGGTLKYGVASGVRINGWTIPISFEGPLQLSLDAMAKNVVFGDVAYDATPDDWTIDDPVDQMHLISGFVKLGGSTVGYIKGGQLQGAANLQDDFRAGLLGRGSLVPKTHGLTGSLQLALESVAVLTLVTGGAPTDIEFKWLVAAGRSWTVKYHVLMEKTGPAVEDGLVEVPVNFQGFEDTAVSTSVTFATELGVDPDTEYV from the coding sequence ATGTCTGATCCCGCCATCGGAAACAACAGCGTCGTAGTGGTCGACTTCGAGCAGTCCTGGGGGGTCGCGAAGGCGGTCCCGAAGGGCAGGAAGATTTCCGTCGTGAAGTGCGGGATCCTGCCGACGCAGGCGCTCATCGCGAACCCCTCGCTCCGCGCCAGCTTCAACCCCGCGAAGCCGTTCCTGGCCCAGCCGAAGTCGCAGGGGCCGATCACCCTCATCCCGAACGTCCAGGTCCTGCCGTTCATCCAGAAGCTCGTCACGGGCACGCTCGTGAAGACGGGCACCGTCGACCCGTTCACCGGCACGTCGAAGCTCGGCACCACGATGCCGCTGTCGGCGATCGTCGAGGGGAGCTTCGACATCGGCGGAACGCTCAAGTACGGCGTCGCCTCCGGCGTCCGAATCAACGGCTGGACGATCCCGATTTCCTTCGAGGGGCCGCTCCAGCTCTCGCTCGACGCGATGGCCAAGAACGTGGTCTTCGGCGACGTCGCGTACGACGCGACGCCCGACGACTGGACGATCGATGACCCGGTCGACCAGATGCACCTGATCTCGGGCTTCGTGAAGCTCGGCGGGAGCACGGTCGGATACATCAAGGGCGGCCAGCTCCAGGGCGCCGCGAACCTCCAGGACGACTTCCGGGCCGGCCTCCTCGGCCGCGGCTCTCTCGTCCCGAAGACGCACGGGCTCACGGGGAGCCTCCAGCTCGCCCTCGAGTCTGTCGCGGTGCTCACGCTCGTCACCGGCGGGGCCCCGACGGACATCGAGTTCAAATGGCTGGTAGCCGCTGGCCGCAGCTGGACGGTCAAGTACCACGTGCTCATGGAGAAGACCGGCCCCGCCGTGGAGGACGGCCTGGTCGAGGTCCCGGTCAACTTCCAGGGCTTCGAGGACACGGCCGTCAGCACCTCCGTTACGTTCGCCACCGAGCTCGGCGTCGACCCCGACACCGAGTACGTCTGA
- a CDS encoding DUF1799 domain-containing protein encodes MAKAAAALTNPSALIALRVFDTFFSQWRVGMSPIGLDYPGIVDLAGRILKIEVDAEILLYLRVLEAEQLEAWKPAEAGG; translated from the coding sequence ATGGCGAAGGCTGCCGCGGCCCTCACGAATCCCTCGGCTCTGATCGCGCTACGGGTCTTCGACACGTTCTTCTCGCAGTGGCGAGTGGGGATGAGCCCGATCGGCCTGGACTACCCGGGCATCGTCGACCTCGCCGGCAGGATCCTGAAGATCGAGGTCGACGCCGAGATTCTGTTGTACCTCAGAGTCCTCGAGGCGGAACAGCTCGAGGCCTGGAAGCCGGCTGAGGCGGGGGGATAG
- a CDS encoding DUF2460 domain-containing protein, which yields MALLTFPFNSPNGPQVGAVRGIGFSTVVTATESGRNEKRRIQWATAQETLVARWGRREDAKTIAEGIADFHRQTFGAGLAFVAFDFDAAFVHTRVYVPKGTTDGTRTVWNLPCAAAATSISIYLDGVLQSTGFTVTSDGANGRAKVTFTGPPAAGKTITCAFVGQRAWACRFESDLLELEADDNGLYAFALRLIEVDEE from the coding sequence GTGGCACTCTTGACGTTCCCCTTCAACTCGCCCAACGGCCCTCAGGTCGGGGCGGTCCGTGGCATCGGGTTCTCGACGGTCGTCACGGCTACCGAGTCGGGCCGAAACGAGAAGCGCCGGATCCAGTGGGCGACGGCGCAGGAGACCCTCGTCGCGCGGTGGGGCCGGCGCGAGGACGCGAAGACGATCGCGGAGGGAATCGCGGACTTCCACCGGCAAACCTTCGGTGCCGGCCTCGCCTTCGTCGCGTTCGACTTCGATGCCGCCTTCGTCCACACGCGGGTCTACGTGCCGAAGGGAACGACGGACGGAACACGGACGGTCTGGAATCTCCCCTGTGCCGCGGCGGCGACGAGCATCTCGATCTACCTCGACGGCGTCCTCCAGTCGACGGGGTTCACGGTGACGAGCGACGGTGCGAACGGGCGGGCAAAGGTCACGTTCACAGGGCCTCCGGCGGCGGGGAAGACGATCACCTGCGCCTTCGTCGGGCAGCGGGCATGGGCCTGCCGCTTCGAGAGTGACCTCCTCGAGCTCGAGGCGGACGACAACGGGCTCTATGCGTTCGCGCTGCGGCTCATCGAAGTGGACGAGGAATGA
- a CDS encoding phage tail protein, with protein MQSGAGLHADTLVGAGHRIPILYGRCLISPDLAKAKALTSAGVTRGSYDAVISEGPIDAIESWYGATTSDFQSIVTTLGSLSPTAGTPSWSIGLAMASIVTKATKPWYPRCIARGRTPYDPRLGAWGAGSYPDAAKCAYTTNPALAYLDLRVFPQFGCDWPKVPPSLVDWTSVTAAANHFDELVDGAKRYELNLYLQAAETADQWLKTIELHVGLRWREEGGLYRLDYSAPTTAVAAAITDDHIVKGSVPRWSYGSGAGLADRPNRFRAEWIDPASSWAIRTVEVRHPEVDAGAAIRDGQVYKLHGFQSEAMAQRALWRIAHEVWSEQEFECELTTERLDLVEGSRVPVTLSSLGLSAVEHIVTRTSYDADRVRITARRYDATTWTPDASDSGALPGGGFFDTPPALANATYQPRVDVTVEGSTTHTLWRPGVIYDFPTFTWSKQVRLRCAILGQNTPGTIAYVSVSAGGVNYGVDDIVEIHGEGTSATAKVATVSATGAILTVTVLSVGSGYWPQTTFATVEVAAPGSGCGLTVSITPTGDPTTLTWDSEEMVRNEFLLPVGGNEAQANADRAWAVIESLIAAFDNTTSGDFFDGGAIIGGWHAMRLMIRLESLAGLLGAASTFDQAAVAYSSSSSNLNEPVYHVGDLTVNTIPKVNATGDGRLVDSKLVDTGTDLLYSGTSLLGGGALTVEEADGAPSVANVVTIKFAAGTTVADDGAGVVTVTPPSGGGGASPVLATDSFVATASQTAFVLASAPLASGVVYVTRDGVTARAADWTLVTATITFGTGLDAGVEVQVGYWTTAPTGLTPFGEGFVATAGQTDFTLTHAPYSVLLVAVAVIQKPTAWSIVSSTTLSFVTGLAADDDVWISYLY; from the coding sequence GTGCAGAGCGGTGCCGGGCTGCATGCAGATACCCTCGTTGGGGCTGGTCACCGCATCCCCATCCTCTACGGGCGGTGTCTGATCTCGCCGGACCTGGCGAAAGCCAAGGCCCTCACGTCGGCCGGTGTCACGCGCGGCAGTTACGACGCCGTCATCTCCGAGGGGCCGATCGACGCGATAGAGAGCTGGTACGGGGCGACGACGTCGGACTTCCAGAGCATCGTAACGACGCTCGGGAGCCTCTCGCCGACGGCCGGGACGCCCTCATGGAGCATCGGCCTGGCCATGGCCAGCATCGTCACGAAGGCCACTAAACCGTGGTACCCGCGGTGCATCGCACGAGGGCGGACACCCTATGACCCGCGGCTCGGGGCGTGGGGAGCCGGCTCCTATCCTGATGCAGCGAAGTGCGCCTACACCACAAACCCGGCGCTCGCCTACCTCGACCTCCGCGTCTTCCCTCAGTTCGGCTGCGACTGGCCGAAGGTGCCGCCCTCGCTCGTCGACTGGACGAGCGTCACCGCGGCCGCGAACCACTTCGACGAGCTGGTCGACGGAGCGAAACGGTACGAGCTGAATCTCTACCTCCAGGCGGCGGAAACTGCCGACCAGTGGCTGAAGACGATCGAGCTGCACGTCGGGCTCCGCTGGCGCGAGGAGGGTGGGCTCTACCGCCTCGACTATTCGGCGCCGACCACAGCAGTGGCCGCGGCGATCACGGACGACCACATCGTGAAGGGGTCCGTGCCCCGCTGGTCCTACGGCTCGGGGGCGGGGCTCGCCGATCGCCCGAACCGCTTCCGCGCCGAGTGGATCGACCCAGCCTCGAGCTGGGCCATCCGGACGGTGGAGGTCCGGCACCCAGAAGTCGACGCGGGCGCGGCGATCCGGGACGGGCAGGTCTACAAGCTCCACGGATTCCAGTCCGAAGCTATGGCGCAGCGCGCCCTCTGGCGCATCGCGCACGAGGTCTGGTCGGAGCAGGAGTTCGAGTGCGAGCTGACAACCGAGCGGCTCGACCTCGTTGAGGGATCGCGCGTCCCGGTCACGCTCTCGTCCCTCGGGCTCTCGGCCGTCGAGCACATCGTGACGCGCACGAGCTACGACGCGGACCGAGTTCGGATCACGGCACGGCGTTACGACGCGACGACGTGGACTCCGGACGCGTCGGATAGCGGGGCGCTGCCGGGGGGCGGCTTCTTCGACACGCCGCCGGCCCTGGCGAACGCGACCTACCAGCCCAGGGTGGACGTTACGGTCGAAGGGAGCACCACACACACGCTCTGGCGGCCCGGCGTCATCTACGACTTCCCTACCTTCACGTGGTCGAAACAGGTCCGGCTCCGCTGCGCCATCCTGGGGCAGAACACGCCGGGCACGATTGCCTACGTCAGCGTTAGTGCAGGCGGCGTGAACTACGGAGTCGACGACATCGTCGAGATCCACGGTGAGGGCACGAGCGCGACCGCGAAGGTCGCCACAGTGAGCGCAACCGGCGCGATCCTGACGGTGACCGTCCTCTCGGTGGGTTCTGGCTATTGGCCTCAAACCACCTTCGCGACGGTTGAGGTAGCCGCTCCCGGGTCGGGCTGCGGTCTGACGGTCTCCATTACACCGACCGGCGACCCCACGACCCTCACGTGGGATTCGGAGGAGATGGTGCGCAACGAGTTCCTCCTCCCGGTCGGAGGGAACGAGGCGCAGGCCAATGCGGACAGGGCGTGGGCCGTCATCGAGTCGCTCATCGCGGCTTTCGACAACACGACGTCGGGAGACTTCTTCGATGGGGGCGCGATCATTGGCGGTTGGCACGCCATGAGGCTCATGATCCGGCTGGAGAGCCTCGCGGGCCTCCTCGGCGCCGCGTCCACCTTCGACCAGGCGGCGGTCGCCTACTCTTCCAGCTCCTCGAACCTCAACGAGCCCGTCTACCACGTCGGCGACCTGACGGTGAACACGATCCCCAAGGTCAACGCGACCGGCGACGGGCGACTGGTCGACTCCAAGCTCGTAGACACAGGCACGGACCTCCTCTACAGCGGCACCTCCCTCCTCGGCGGAGGTGCGCTCACGGTAGAGGAAGCGGACGGGGCGCCGTCTGTCGCCAACGTGGTCACGATCAAGTTCGCGGCCGGAACGACCGTGGCCGACGACGGAGCAGGGGTCGTCACCGTCACGCCCCCGTCGGGCGGCGGCGGCGCGTCCCCGGTCCTCGCGACGGACTCCTTCGTCGCCACCGCGTCTCAGACCGCTTTTGTCCTGGCGTCCGCCCCGCTCGCCAGCGGCGTCGTCTACGTCACGCGGGACGGCGTCACCGCGCGGGCGGCCGACTGGACCCTCGTGACTGCCACGATCACGTTCGGCACCGGGCTCGACGCCGGTGTCGAGGTGCAGGTCGGCTACTGGACGACAGCGCCAACAGGCCTCACGCCCTTCGGCGAGGGCTTCGTGGCGACGGCCGGGCAAACCGACTTCACCCTCACGCACGCTCCGTACAGCGTCCTGCTCGTGGCGGTCGCTGTCATCCAGAAGCCGACCGCGTGGAGCATCGTAAGCAGCACGACCCTGTCGTTTGTCACGGGCCTCGCGGCCGATGACGATGTCTGGATCTCCTACCTCTACTGA
- a CDS encoding type II toxin-antitoxin system HicA family toxin encodes MRTKGSHAFMACVWRGSHPRLTGVGRSPVVVPLHDELDRGTLRSIIRILDLTVDEFLEILRGDF; translated from the coding sequence ATGAGGACGAAAGGAAGCCACGCCTTCATGGCCTGCGTCTGGCGCGGGAGCCATCCCCGCCTGACGGGCGTCGGCCGCTCGCCCGTCGTCGTCCCGCTGCACGACGAGCTGGACCGTGGGACGCTGCGGTCGATCATCCGGATCCTGGATCTCACCGTCGACGAGTTCCTCGAGATCCTGCGAGGAGACTTCTGA
- a CDS encoding type II toxin-antitoxin system HicB family antitoxin encodes MVLPVLLSPGEDGYVVASCPALPGCLSQGRTKEEALANIREAIALYLEVDPDSAPASSDGWELQTISV; translated from the coding sequence ATGGTGCTCCCCGTCCTCCTCAGCCCCGGCGAAGACGGCTACGTGGTGGCTTCCTGCCCCGCGCTGCCCGGTTGTCTTTCCCAGGGCCGCACGAAGGAGGAGGCCCTCGCCAACATCCGGGAGGCCATCGCTCTCTACCTCGAGGTGGATCCGGACTCCGCTCCGGCCTCCTCTGACGGCTGGGAGCTTCAGACCATCTCGGTCTGA
- a CDS encoding S24 family peptidase, which translates to MASARSWSEIAALLQPLAKAERGSQKRASLRTGADEYEISRFLSGKAIPDPVIGAQLVQMFGLDFGEVSGLGPLGSVQPVVAHTPEGGGRELHGIGAPLVAEDVAAGEGSLPSVPDEKVYFFHESFLRRVGGAGSPKDRWACVRLGSDRVASSMSPTIPPKAVLLVDRRADRLHPRDRTIWLVDDPEDGLCVKRVTLRHGILILESDNPEARFAPRHVLLADRPVQNVVKAKVVWWGVEAAHHGG; encoded by the coding sequence CGGGGGAGTCAGAAGCGGGCTTCTCTTCGCACAGGGGCGGACGAATACGAGATCAGCCGTTTCCTCTCGGGCAAGGCGATCCCGGACCCGGTGATCGGAGCGCAGCTCGTCCAGATGTTCGGGCTTGATTTCGGTGAAGTCTCGGGGCTTGGACCTCTCGGCTCGGTTCAGCCGGTCGTGGCCCACACCCCCGAAGGCGGCGGCCGGGAGCTCCACGGAATCGGCGCTCCTCTCGTCGCTGAGGACGTGGCGGCCGGCGAGGGTTCTCTCCCGTCAGTTCCCGACGAGAAGGTGTACTTCTTCCACGAATCGTTCCTGCGGCGCGTGGGGGGCGCGGGGAGCCCGAAGGACCGATGGGCCTGCGTCCGCCTCGGCTCCGACCGCGTCGCGTCGTCCATGAGCCCCACGATCCCGCCAAAGGCCGTTCTCCTCGTCGACCGTCGCGCGGACCGACTTCACCCCCGAGACCGGACCATCTGGCTCGTGGACGATCCCGAGGACGGACTCTGTGTGAAGCGGGTCACCCTGCGGCACGGCATCCTGATCCTCGAGAGCGACAACCCGGAGGCGCGCTTCGCGCCGCGGCACGTTCTTCTCGCTGACCGGCCAGTGCAGAACGTCGTCAAGGCGAAGGTGGTGTGGTGGGGCGTCGAGGCGGCGCACCACGGAGGATAG